In a genomic window of Methanogenium sp. S4BF:
- a CDS encoding redox-regulated ATPase YchF, whose amino-acid sequence MLTIAIAGKPNCGKSTFFTASTLAPVEIANYPFTTIDANTGVAYLRVPCACQELGIQCGHCTNGVRFIPVALIDVAGLVPDAHQGRGLGNQFLDHLREADAIIHIIDGSGNTDSEGNPVDAGSHDPREDIGFIEYEMSMWIYGILDKNWAKMQRSTQQRNFDILDAIAEALAGLKITYEHVRDAEREAEIDLKTCSREELIKFCSILVPLSKPMVVVANKADLASEEMRSQLKATGISFASAASELALRKAAEGKFITYLPGDPTFTIPPESNLSDAQKKGLMAIQAVMDTFGGTGVQQAINGSVFDLLDMIVVYPVVDENKYCDGQGRILPDAFLMKRGSTPHDLAYQVHSDIGDGFLYAVDAKTKMRIKETHELHTGDVIKIVSTK is encoded by the coding sequence ATGCTGACAATTGCTATTGCAGGAAAACCAAATTGTGGAAAATCAACGTTTTTTACCGCATCCACACTCGCACCTGTGGAGATTGCAAATTATCCGTTTACAACGATTGACGCGAATACAGGCGTTGCCTATCTGCGTGTTCCATGCGCGTGCCAGGAACTGGGCATCCAGTGCGGCCACTGCACAAACGGTGTCCGGTTCATCCCGGTGGCACTGATTGATGTCGCTGGGCTGGTGCCTGATGCACATCAGGGCAGGGGACTGGGCAACCAGTTTCTGGACCACCTGAGGGAAGCGGATGCCATAATCCACATCATTGACGGAAGTGGCAATACAGACAGTGAAGGAAACCCGGTTGATGCGGGTTCTCACGACCCCCGCGAGGATATCGGATTCATTGAATACGAGATGTCCATGTGGATCTATGGGATTCTTGATAAGAACTGGGCAAAGATGCAGCGTTCAACCCAGCAGCGGAACTTTGACATCCTTGATGCCATCGCCGAGGCACTGGCAGGCCTCAAAATTACCTATGAGCATGTCCGCGATGCCGAACGCGAGGCAGAAATTGACCTGAAGACCTGCTCCAGAGAAGAACTGATCAAATTCTGCTCCATCCTTGTCCCCCTGAGCAAGCCGATGGTCGTGGTGGCAAACAAGGCTGATCTCGCATCTGAGGAGATGCGCAGCCAGCTGAAGGCGACCGGCATCTCATTTGCCTCTGCAGCAAGTGAACTGGCACTCAGAAAGGCAGCAGAAGGCAAGTTCATCACCTATCTGCCCGGAGACCCCACCTTCACCATCCCACCGGAGTCAAACCTCAGCGATGCCCAGAAGAAAGGTCTCATGGCCATTCAGGCTGTTATGGACACATTCGGTGGAACAGGCGTTCAGCAGGCGATCAACGGATCCGTCTTTGATCTCCTGGATATGATCGTTGTCTATCCGGTAGTAGATGAGAACAAATACTGTGACGGGCAGGGCAGGATACTGCCGGATGCATTCCTTATGAAACGTGGCTCAACACCTCATGACCTCGCATACCAGGTACACTCCGATATCGGGGACGGATTTTTGTATGCGGTTGATGCAAAGACAAAGATGAGGATCAAAGAGACACACGAACTGCATACCGGGGACGTCATCAAAATCGTCTCAACCAAATAG
- a CDS encoding nicotinamide-nucleotide adenylyltransferase: MEKIRGFYIGRFQPYHYGHQSVIMHIAEEVDEIVIGIGSAQLSHTPNNPFTAGERVLMITRALEKSLSLPFYVIPIEDIQRNALWVSHARAISPPFNAVYSSNPLVVRLFSESGTDVISPEMYKRKNYSGTEIRRRMLAEEDWRSLVPPEVADVIDETDGVRRLHDVSGSD; encoded by the coding sequence ATGGAAAAGATTAGGGGGTTTTACATTGGCCGCTTCCAGCCATATCACTATGGTCACCAGTCGGTGATTATGCATATCGCAGAAGAGGTGGATGAGATTGTCATTGGCATCGGCAGTGCCCAGCTGAGCCATACCCCTAATAATCCCTTTACCGCCGGTGAACGTGTCCTGATGATCACCCGTGCACTGGAGAAGTCTCTTTCTCTGCCGTTCTATGTAATACCCATTGAGGATATCCAGCGAAACGCACTCTGGGTCTCACATGCACGGGCCATATCACCTCCCTTTAATGCGGTGTATTCATCAAATCCTCTCGTAGTCCGCCTCTTTAGCGAGAGCGGTACCGACGTCATATCGCCGGAGATGTACAAACGGAAGAATTACAGCGGGACAGAGATCCGCAGGCGCATGCTGGCAGAGGAAGACTGGCGGTCACTTGTCCCGCCTGAGGTGGCTGATGTTATTGATGAAACGGATGGTGTCCGACGCCTGCATGATGTGTCCGGGAGTGACTGA
- the larB gene encoding nickel pincer cofactor biosynthesis protein LarB: MNPHPTLRDVLNAYKSGDISLSDCEEEIQGFQIEALGEIARIDTGRTVRCGMPEVVLGEGKDRNHLIEIILTLVRKTGKCIATRVPEDVSDEIGRAAADEGFSCTYHPAARALVASRLPCPSLHGGTVGIVTAGTSDIRVAEEARIIAEEMGCRVITAYDVGAAGIHRLFPALRMMQSADAYIVAAGREGTLPAVVAGLVSRPVIGVPVSTGYGYMGKGEAALGSMLQSCSVIAVVNIDAGFTAGAFAAQIARGAQNGKD; encoded by the coding sequence ATGAATCCGCATCCGACACTCAGGGATGTTCTGAACGCCTATAAATCAGGAGATATTTCTCTCAGTGATTGTGAAGAAGAGATCCAGGGCTTTCAGATAGAAGCACTTGGAGAGATTGCAAGGATTGATACCGGTCGCACGGTACGGTGCGGAATGCCTGAAGTTGTGCTGGGGGAAGGGAAGGACCGTAACCATCTGATAGAGATTATTCTCACACTGGTCCGGAAAACCGGGAAGTGTATTGCTACCCGGGTGCCGGAAGATGTCAGTGATGAGATCGGGAGGGCTGCAGCAGACGAAGGGTTTTCCTGTACATACCATCCTGCAGCACGGGCACTGGTGGCCTCCCGCCTTCCGTGCCCGTCCCTGCATGGGGGCACAGTCGGAATCGTCACTGCCGGCACATCAGATATCAGAGTGGCAGAGGAGGCCCGGATAATTGCAGAGGAGATGGGATGCCGGGTAATTACCGCATATGATGTCGGAGCTGCAGGGATACACCGCCTCTTTCCTGCACTCAGGATGATGCAGAGTGCAGATGCCTATATTGTCGCCGCCGGGAGGGAAGGGACCCTGCCTGCCGTGGTTGCGGGGCTTGTCAGCCGTCCGGTTATAGGTGTGCCGGTCTCTACCGGATACGGGTATATGGGAAAGGGGGAGGCCGCGCTTGGCAGTATGCTGCAGTCCTGTTCGGTGATTGCTGTCGTTAATATTGATGCCGGGTTTACGGCGGGTGCGTTTGCCGCACAGATTGCACGGGGGGCACAGAATGGAAAAGATTAG
- the hisS gene encoding histidine--tRNA ligase: MIQRPRGTRDFLPDEMEFRRNTEMKMREAARRWGYREVCTPTFETQELYTIRSGEGIVNEMYTFEDKGGRALALRPEGTAAVLRMYVNEAKVLAKPLRWCYLSDCYRYERPQKGRYRQFWQFGAELIGADTAEGDAEVILLADDILRAAGVTYDLHVGHLSPMRAILRDVPEERKRIIMALLDKKNMEGLEETLDSWHLEDLEYSLKGLLEAKTTDEVFAITGSIPEQERIESMVNVLETEGTAFRQNYGIVRGLDYYTGMVFEGFAENLGAENQIIGGGAYRLAHLFGGDDVGSCGFGIGFDRVMVSLGEVPVPEDTVVAVLYTAEAREYAFSLSRQFRDAGFRTEMNLLNRGIGAQMKHAAKTARYAVLTGEREMAGGTLTLRNMQSGNQRECGVAEAIHGVSQGWQ, encoded by the coding sequence ATGATACAGCGACCGCGAGGCACACGGGACTTTCTTCCCGACGAGATGGAATTCCGCAGGAATACCGAGATGAAGATGCGGGAGGCAGCACGCCGGTGGGGGTATCGTGAAGTCTGTACACCCACATTTGAGACGCAGGAGCTCTACACCATCCGTTCAGGGGAGGGGATCGTCAATGAAATGTATACCTTCGAAGACAAAGGCGGGCGGGCACTGGCACTGCGTCCCGAAGGCACCGCCGCTGTCCTGCGGATGTATGTGAATGAAGCAAAGGTGCTTGCAAAGCCTCTGCGCTGGTGTTATCTCTCTGACTGCTACCGGTATGAACGCCCCCAAAAAGGGCGTTACCGTCAGTTCTGGCAGTTTGGTGCAGAGCTCATCGGTGCTGACACAGCTGAAGGAGATGCTGAAGTTATCCTTCTCGCAGATGACATCCTGCGGGCAGCAGGTGTCACCTATGACCTTCATGTCGGCCATCTCTCCCCGATGCGGGCCATTCTCCGGGATGTACCCGAAGAGCGGAAGAGAATAATCATGGCCCTTCTGGATAAGAAGAACATGGAAGGACTGGAAGAGACCCTCGATTCATGGCACCTGGAGGACCTCGAATATTCCCTGAAAGGCCTGCTTGAGGCAAAGACGACAGATGAAGTCTTTGCTATCACCGGATCTATTCCCGAACAGGAACGCATTGAGTCAATGGTCAATGTGCTGGAGACCGAAGGCACCGCATTCCGCCAGAACTATGGCATCGTCCGCGGGCTGGATTACTACACCGGCATGGTCTTTGAAGGATTTGCAGAAAACCTCGGGGCGGAAAACCAGATCATCGGCGGCGGTGCATACCGCCTTGCTCACCTCTTTGGCGGCGACGATGTCGGCTCATGCGGATTCGGCATCGGATTTGACCGGGTAATGGTTTCTCTCGGAGAGGTGCCTGTCCCTGAGGACACCGTGGTCGCTGTTCTGTATACTGCAGAGGCACGCGAATACGCATTCTCCCTCTCACGGCAGTTCCGGGATGCCGGGTTCAGGACGGAGATGAACCTGCTGAACCGCGGCATCGGCGCACAGATGAAGCATGCGGCAAAGACTGCCCGGTACGCTGTTCTCACAGGCGAGCGGGAGATGGCCGGCGGCACACTGACCCTCAGGAATATGCAGTCAGGAAACCAGAGAGAATGCGGTGTTGCTGAGGCGATACACGGGGTGAGCCAGGGGTGGCAATAG
- a CDS encoding MATE family efflux transporter: MRSVDLTKGPITRSLLTIAAPIVAGNILQSLVEVADLFFVGRLSPAAIGGVGLSISVIFVLMTLIIGLSGGTTAFVSRYYGEGNFPYAGRVLIQALILGVIFSAAISLVGVIFADEMLSLFGAPEEVVTEGAAYLRVLSLGIVTLVEFWIVSTFFQSIGDTKTPLLIILAINVLNIILNPVLIFGIGIAPAMGVSGAAAATVITRAIGLGIGVFLLLHRLNPQMEFTRQAEPDLFLMRRILRVAVPNMVQSGVRSVSYLIMYIIIASYGTLALSAFGIVSRIEMLALMPGFGIATAAAVMVGQNLGAGNPDRSEASAWRALELYGVFMAAITLVFLVFGAGFTEFFDPSGLSNAYAVSYFLIVSPFYVLIAVAIVLSFALNGAGDTRKPMYATILSYFLIQVPLALIVPEYTGTGIVGVWYAMSIGILVQAVALYLMFRSGKWRQIKI; this comes from the coding sequence ATGAGATCCGTTGATCTGACAAAAGGCCCGATTACCCGCTCTCTTCTCACCATAGCAGCACCCATCGTGGCAGGCAATATCCTCCAGTCCCTGGTGGAGGTGGCCGACCTCTTCTTTGTCGGACGGCTCAGTCCCGCGGCGATCGGTGGTGTGGGTCTTTCAATCTCAGTTATTTTTGTTCTGATGACACTGATTATCGGGCTTTCCGGAGGGACAACTGCATTTGTCTCCCGGTATTATGGGGAAGGAAATTTTCCATATGCCGGGCGTGTGCTTATTCAGGCACTCATTCTTGGTGTCATCTTTTCTGCGGCAATATCTCTGGTTGGGGTTATCTTCGCCGATGAGATGCTGTCCCTTTTCGGGGCGCCGGAGGAGGTGGTAACAGAGGGTGCCGCTTATCTGAGGGTGCTTTCTCTTGGTATTGTGACACTTGTTGAATTCTGGATTGTGTCAACCTTCTTCCAGAGTATTGGTGACACAAAAACACCGCTTCTCATCATTCTGGCCATTAACGTGCTCAACATCATTCTCAATCCTGTCCTCATATTCGGGATAGGAATTGCACCGGCGATGGGGGTTTCCGGTGCCGCGGCGGCGACTGTCATTACCCGGGCTATAGGGCTTGGGATTGGCGTTTTTTTGCTCTTGCACCGTCTGAATCCGCAAATGGAGTTTACCCGTCAGGCAGAACCGGATCTCTTCCTGATGCGCCGCATCCTTAGGGTGGCAGTGCCGAATATGGTCCAGTCAGGGGTGAGGAGTGTGAGCTATCTCATCATGTACATCATTATCGCGTCATACGGGACCCTCGCCCTCTCAGCATTTGGGATTGTCAGCCGTATTGAGATGCTTGCACTAATGCCGGGGTTTGGCATCGCAACCGCAGCAGCGGTGATGGTCGGACAGAATCTCGGTGCAGGAAACCCGGACCGGTCAGAAGCATCTGCATGGAGGGCGCTTGAATTATATGGTGTTTTTATGGCCGCAATTACCTTGGTATTCCTGGTGTTTGGTGCAGGTTTTACCGAATTCTTTGATCCGAGCGGTCTGTCGAATGCATATGCAGTTTCGTATTTCCTTATCGTATCGCCATTTTATGTGTTGATTGCTGTTGCGATTGTCCTCTCGTTTGCCCTGAACGGCGCAGGTGATACGAGAAAACCGATGTATGCAACTATTCTCTCATATTTTTTAATACAGGTACCGCTTGCGCTTATTGTCCCCGAATATACCGGGACAGGCATCGTGGGTGTGTGGTATGCAATGTCGATTGGTATTCTGGTTCAGGCCGTTGCACTCTACCTGATGTTTCGGTCCGGAAAATGGAGACAGATTAAGATTTAG
- a CDS encoding ABC transporter permease: MASTYLLYVTIFGVLGVAFLWLRDARIFYRTGDQTYRKAAYMGVLFTALASMGIYFAYQEAEFLGLGIVLIALYLQGRVKRTKLFGPDATATDRLLGTVPVKKSGSKTPKKGEK, from the coding sequence ATGGCATCAACATACCTTCTCTATGTAACCATCTTCGGAGTCCTCGGGGTGGCATTCCTCTGGCTGCGTGATGCACGGATTTTTTACCGGACCGGTGACCAGACGTACCGGAAGGCTGCGTATATGGGGGTGCTCTTCACTGCATTAGCGTCGATGGGGATCTATTTTGCATACCAGGAAGCCGAATTTCTTGGATTAGGCATTGTTCTCATCGCATTATACCTGCAGGGAAGAGTGAAAAGGACGAAGCTCTTTGGCCCTGATGCCACCGCAACAGACCGCTTGCTGGGAACAGTGCCGGTTAAGAAATCCGGGAGTAAAACCCCAAAAAAAGGAGAGAAATAG